The DNA window ATGTTTCGCCTCTTGGATTTGGAGTCTCGGACGCTGGTCGCCGGCCCAACCACACGACTTCGCCCTTCGTGACGTCTCAACGCACTTGCTGAACAAACCGGACAGATCGGAACCGGAGAATTTCCCTGACCGACGGAAACTCCTTCTGTCATTGACTTTGGGCCGTCCGGCTGTTCTGCTCTATGCCTCGTTCCAGGACACCGGCGACACTACATCTCGTTCCAGGGCTCCGGCCCTGGAACGAGATGCCTGGAAGGCTCCGCCCTGGCGACGTTCCCAGGCAACATCGCTGATTCAGATCCGGGGACCTTGCGGATACAGGAATGCTGACTGACGCTGATTTCGAACGGCTGATGGAACGCACGCGAAACGGCGACGAGGACGCGGCTCATGAACTCGTTCGGCTCTATGAACCGGAGATTCGCCGCGCGGCTCGCATGCGGCTGACCGATTCCCGGCTGCGGCGAATCGTGGATTCGATGGACATCTGCCAGTCTGTGTTTGGCCGCTTCTTCAAAAAGGCGATGGATGGTTCCTACGACCCGCGCAGTTCCGAAGACCTGGTGAAGCTGCTGGTGCGCATCACGCGCAATCGCGTCATCGACCTGCATCGGCGGCAGACGACTCAGAAACGCGGCGACGCTGAACGGGATGAGCAGACAGATCCGGCGGACCTCGCGTTCGACAGCCCCGGACCTCGCACGGCCGCTTCGGCAAAGGAGCAGATTTCCAGAATCCGTGAAAGCCTGCGTCCGGACGAACTGGATATCGCCGATCGGCGGACGAACGGAGACTCGTGGGAACAGATCTCGGCAGACCTTGGTCAGCCCGCGGAAGTCCTGCGCAAGCGCCTGTCGCGAGCACTGTCGCGCGTGCGAGTCGAACTTGACGAGCAAACGTCGGCTGAACACGACCGACTTCCAGACTGAATCAAGCCCTGCGGAGAACTCCACGCACCAACTTCTCCCGGCACAGCGTCCGCGCATCCACCTCTCCCAGGCGAAGCCGTCCGGGAGAGGTCGGGCGAGCGGAGCGATGCCCGGGAGAGGGCAGACCGCGCGTTCGGCGTTCCGACAACGCAGCGCGGTC is part of the Planctomycetaceae bacterium genome and encodes:
- a CDS encoding sigma-70 family RNA polymerase sigma factor is translated as MLTDADFERLMERTRNGDEDAAHELVRLYEPEIRRAARMRLTDSRLRRIVDSMDICQSVFGRFFKKAMDGSYDPRSSEDLVKLLVRITRNRVIDLHRRQTTQKRGDAERDEQTDPADLAFDSPGPRTAASAKEQISRIRESLRPDELDIADRRTNGDSWEQISADLGQPAEVLRKRLSRALSRVRVELDEQTSAEHDRLPD